The proteins below are encoded in one region of Micromonospora yangpuensis:
- the wrbA gene encoding NAD(P)H:quinone oxidoreductase, giving the protein MDGQTKVAVIYYSATGITYQMAQAACEAAGEAGAEVRLRKVRELAPDEAIRANSGWQAHRLETQDVMEAEPDDLDWADVVIMGSPTRYGMIAAQLKQFIDTTGPLWARGALADKVYSGFTSTATSHGGQESTLLALFNVFYHWGGVVVTPGYTDPSQFVAGNPYGASHTSNNGEVPPDHVALAATALTAKRAVRIGTALRAGLAAG; this is encoded by the coding sequence ATGGACGGCCAGACCAAAGTCGCGGTGATCTACTACAGCGCCACCGGGATCACGTACCAGATGGCCCAGGCTGCCTGCGAGGCCGCCGGTGAGGCCGGGGCCGAGGTTCGCCTGCGCAAGGTCCGCGAGCTCGCCCCCGACGAGGCGATCCGGGCCAACTCCGGCTGGCAGGCGCACCGCCTGGAGACCCAGGACGTGATGGAGGCCGAGCCCGACGACCTGGACTGGGCCGACGTGGTGATCATGGGGTCGCCGACCCGGTACGGGATGATCGCCGCGCAGCTCAAGCAGTTCATCGACACCACCGGCCCGCTCTGGGCCCGGGGCGCGCTGGCTGACAAGGTCTACTCCGGGTTCACCTCCACGGCGACCTCGCACGGCGGGCAGGAGTCCACCCTGCTGGCGCTCTTCAACGTCTTCTACCACTGGGGCGGTGTGGTGGTCACCCCCGGCTACACCGACCCCAGCCAGTTCGTCGCCGGCAACCCGTACGGCGCCTCGCACACCAGCAACAACGGGGAGGTGCCGCCGGACCACGTGGCGCTCGCGGCCACCGCGTTGACCGCGAAGCGGGCGGTGCGGATCGGCACCGCGCTGCGCGCCGGCCTGGCCGCCGGCTGA
- a CDS encoding GNAT family N-acetyltransferase gives MQIRDATPDDWPSIWPFLREIVAAGETYTYPRDITEQRARQIWLPAPPGRTVAAVGADGTVVGSAKLGPNQLGPGSHVANASFMVAPHAAGRGVGRALGRHVLDLARAEGYRAMQFNAVVASNHRAVALWRSLGFAVVGRVPEAFRHPTEGYVDLLVMHQRL, from the coding sequence ATGCAGATCCGGGACGCGACCCCCGACGACTGGCCCTCGATCTGGCCCTTCCTGCGCGAGATCGTGGCCGCCGGCGAGACGTACACCTACCCGCGCGACATCACCGAGCAGCGGGCGCGACAGATCTGGCTGCCCGCCCCACCGGGACGCACCGTGGCCGCCGTCGGGGCCGACGGCACCGTGGTCGGCTCGGCCAAGCTGGGCCCCAACCAGCTCGGCCCCGGCTCCCACGTCGCCAACGCCAGCTTCATGGTCGCCCCCCACGCCGCCGGGCGGGGCGTCGGCCGGGCCCTGGGCCGGCACGTGCTCGACCTGGCCCGCGCCGAGGGCTACCGGGCGATGCAGTTCAACGCGGTGGTGGCGAGCAACCACCGGGCGGTGGCGCTGTGGCGCTCGCTCGGCTTCGCCGTCGTCGGCCGGGTACCGGAGGCCTTCCGGCACCCCACCGAGGGCTACGTCGACCTGCTGGTCATGCACCAGCGGCTCTGA
- a CDS encoding HAD family hydrolase yields the protein MLPLPAGEFQAYLFDCDGTIVDSMPQHYAAWQQTLDEWGYALSEELFYAWAGRPNADIIAELNQRHGLTMPLAEVVARREALFHELLPTATGIPGVLAHIDDAHGRIPFAVVSGSTRPAVTASLDALGILDRFDVLVCAGDYTRAKPDPEPFLRAAELLGVPPQDCLVFEDADLGIAAAEAAGMAVVRVPQPRRG from the coding sequence ATGCTGCCCCTGCCCGCCGGCGAGTTCCAGGCGTACCTGTTCGACTGCGACGGCACCATCGTCGACTCGATGCCCCAGCACTACGCCGCCTGGCAGCAGACGCTCGACGAGTGGGGCTACGCCCTGTCGGAGGAGCTGTTCTACGCCTGGGCCGGCCGCCCCAACGCCGACATCATCGCCGAGCTGAACCAACGCCACGGCCTGACCATGCCCCTGGCGGAGGTGGTCGCCCGGCGGGAGGCCCTCTTCCACGAGCTGCTGCCCACCGCCACCGGCATCCCCGGCGTGCTGGCGCACATCGACGACGCGCACGGGCGGATCCCGTTCGCGGTGGTCTCCGGCAGTACCCGGCCGGCCGTCACCGCCTCCCTCGACGCGCTCGGCATCCTCGACCGCTTCGACGTGCTGGTCTGCGCCGGCGACTACACCCGGGCCAAGCCCGACCCGGAGCCCTTCCTGCGCGCCGCCGAGCTGCTCGGCGTACCCCCGCAGGACTGTCTGGTCTTCGAGGACGCCGACCTGGGCATCGCCGCCGCCGAGGCGGCCGGGATGGCCGTGGTGCGGGTGCCGCAGCCCCGCCGGGGCTGA
- a CDS encoding winged helix DNA-binding domain-containing protein: MAPVSTALTRAEALALRMAALRLRPHPTAAPLATVAEVVEWFGAMQAQDLASGMWSLGVRLPGSTHADVHAALERREALRTWPMRGTIHLVPARDARWLLELTGVRALAGAARRRAFLGLSEAEADRAADVLGGVLAGGGRLTRTECVAALVAAGIDGAGQRGYHLLWYAAQRGVTCIAPNVGSEQTFALLDEWAPGQRQLDRDEALATLALRYFRGHGPTTRQDFAGWTGLTAADAKRAIAAAGDELTTVDLDGVPAVLSAPLTDTPHTPADAPGTPVDTPHLPADDVLALPGFDEYLLGFKDRALMLDPEHRQAIVPGGNGVFQATVVVGGRVVGTWKRSLTKTRVTLTVHPLVDLTAARREQVERALSRYADFLALPPRVTWA; this comes from the coding sequence GTGGCACCCGTTTCGACTGCGCTGACCCGCGCCGAGGCGCTCGCGCTGCGGATGGCCGCGCTCCGGCTGCGCCCGCACCCCACCGCCGCCCCGTTGGCCACGGTGGCCGAGGTGGTGGAGTGGTTCGGTGCCATGCAGGCGCAGGACCTGGCCAGCGGCATGTGGTCGCTGGGCGTACGACTGCCGGGGTCGACCCACGCGGACGTGCACGCCGCGCTCGAGCGCCGGGAGGCGCTGCGGACCTGGCCGATGCGCGGCACCATCCACCTGGTGCCGGCCCGCGACGCCCGCTGGCTGCTGGAGCTGACCGGGGTACGGGCCCTGGCCGGCGCGGCCCGCCGGCGCGCGTTCCTCGGGCTGTCGGAGGCCGAGGCGGACCGGGCCGCCGACGTGCTGGGCGGCGTCCTGGCCGGCGGCGGCCGACTGACCCGCACCGAGTGCGTGGCCGCGCTGGTCGCCGCCGGCATCGACGGCGCGGGCCAACGCGGCTACCACCTCCTCTGGTACGCGGCCCAGCGCGGCGTCACCTGCATCGCCCCCAACGTCGGCAGCGAGCAGACGTTCGCGCTGCTCGACGAGTGGGCGCCGGGCCAACGTCAGCTCGACCGGGACGAGGCGCTGGCCACCCTGGCGCTGCGTTACTTCCGGGGCCACGGCCCCACCACGCGGCAGGACTTCGCCGGCTGGACCGGGCTGACCGCCGCCGACGCCAAGCGGGCCATCGCCGCCGCCGGCGACGAGCTGACCACGGTCGACCTCGACGGCGTGCCTGCGGTGCTGTCCGCGCCGCTGACCGACACGCCCCACACACCGGCCGACGCGCCCGGCACCCCGGTTGACACGCCCCACCTACCGGCCGACGACGTGCTGGCCCTGCCCGGCTTCGACGAGTACCTGCTCGGCTTCAAGGACCGGGCACTCATGCTCGACCCGGAGCACCGGCAGGCCATCGTTCCCGGCGGCAACGGCGTCTTCCAGGCCACCGTCGTCGTCGGCGGCCGGGTGGTCGGCACCTGGAAGCGCAGCCTGACCAAGACCCGGGTCACCCTGACCGTGCACCCTCTCGTCGATCTCACGGCGGCCCGCCGCGAGCAGGTGGAACGGGCCCTCAGCCGGTACGCCGACTTCCTCGCCCTGCCACCCCGGGTGACCTGGGCCTGA
- a CDS encoding ABC transporter ATP-binding protein has translation MADIVLDKVSKKFPDGTTAVSDVDLEIADGEFVILVGPSGCGKSTTLNMIAGLEDISSGELRIAGQRVNDKAPRDRDIAMVFQSYALYPNMTVRENMAFPLRLAKLDKQEIDAKVEEAAKVLELTALLDRKPANLSGGQRQRVAMGRAIVRKPKAFLMDEPLSNLDAKLRVQMRTVVSRLQKQLGTTTVYVTHDQTEAMTLGDRVVIMRGGAIQQVGPPQELYDNPRNLFVAGFIGSPSMNFLHAAVDDGTLRTALGDVPIGDRIRRELEGADAPRELILGIRPEHFEDAGLIDDETRRRGVEFTAPVDIVESMGSDKYVYFTVEGEKATAAELEELAADAGAADFAGGGSNLVTRLSAESTVAEGQDHRVWFNLEKIHLFNPADGRNLTLHEGRAAGAL, from the coding sequence ATGGCTGACATCGTGCTGGACAAGGTGAGCAAGAAGTTCCCGGACGGGACCACGGCGGTGTCCGACGTGGACCTCGAGATCGCCGACGGTGAGTTCGTCATCCTGGTCGGCCCCTCCGGCTGCGGCAAGTCCACCACCCTGAACATGATCGCCGGGTTGGAGGACATCAGCTCCGGTGAGCTGCGCATCGCCGGGCAACGGGTAAACGACAAGGCCCCCCGGGATCGGGACATCGCCATGGTGTTCCAGTCGTACGCGCTGTACCCGAACATGACCGTGCGGGAGAACATGGCCTTCCCGCTGCGGCTGGCCAAGCTCGACAAGCAGGAGATCGACGCCAAGGTCGAGGAGGCGGCGAAGGTCCTGGAGCTGACCGCGCTGCTGGACCGCAAACCGGCCAACCTCTCCGGCGGCCAGCGGCAGCGGGTGGCGATGGGCCGGGCGATCGTCCGCAAACCCAAGGCGTTCCTGATGGACGAGCCGCTGTCCAACCTGGACGCCAAGCTGCGGGTGCAGATGCGTACCGTGGTGTCCCGGCTGCAGAAGCAGCTCGGCACCACCACCGTCTACGTCACCCACGACCAGACCGAGGCGATGACCCTCGGCGACCGCGTGGTGATCATGCGCGGCGGCGCGATCCAGCAGGTCGGCCCCCCGCAGGAGTTGTACGACAACCCGCGCAACCTCTTCGTCGCCGGGTTCATCGGCTCACCGTCGATGAACTTCCTGCACGCCGCGGTCGACGACGGCACGCTACGGACCGCCCTGGGTGACGTGCCGATCGGCGACCGGATCCGCCGCGAGCTGGAGGGCGCCGACGCGCCGCGCGAGCTGATCCTCGGCATCCGCCCGGAGCACTTCGAGGACGCCGGCCTGATCGACGACGAGACCCGCCGCCGGGGGGTGGAGTTCACCGCGCCTGTCGACATCGTCGAATCCATGGGCTCGGACAAGTACGTCTACTTCACCGTCGAGGGGGAGAAGGCCACCGCCGCCGAACTGGAGGAGCTGGCCGCCGACGCCGGTGCCGCCGACTTCGCCGGTGGCGGCTCGAACCTGGTCACCCGGCTGTCGGCGGAGTCGACGGTGGCCGAGGGGCAGGACCACCGGGTCTGGTTCAACCTGGAGAAGATCCACCTGTTCAACCCGGCCGACGGGCGCAACCTCACCCTGCACGAGGGCCGAGCCGCCGGCGCCCTGTAA
- a CDS encoding carbohydrate ABC transporter permease, with protein sequence MADTTTRAKLRWGLMDAIVVVFALVPVLWIASLSFKTPATLTDGNFIPREWTLENYRSIFATDQFVRALINSIGIALIATAIAVVLGAMAAYAISRLDFPGKKLLVGVSLLIAMFPQVSLVSPLFEIERQLGLFDTWPGLILPYITFALPLAIYTLSAFFKQIPWDLEKAAKMDGATQAQAFRRVIAPLAAPGLFTTAILVFIFCWNDFLFAITLTSTERARTVPVALSFFTGESQFEDPTGAICAAAVVITVPIILFVLFFQRRIVSGLTSGAVKG encoded by the coding sequence ATGGCCGACACCACCACGCGGGCCAAGCTGCGCTGGGGTCTGATGGACGCCATCGTCGTGGTCTTCGCCCTGGTCCCGGTGCTCTGGATCGCCTCGCTGTCGTTCAAGACACCGGCGACGCTCACCGACGGCAACTTCATCCCCCGGGAATGGACGCTGGAGAACTACCGGTCGATCTTCGCCACCGACCAGTTCGTCCGGGCCCTGATCAACTCGATTGGCATCGCCCTGATCGCCACCGCGATCGCGGTGGTGCTCGGCGCGATGGCCGCGTACGCGATCAGCCGGCTGGACTTCCCCGGCAAGAAACTGCTCGTCGGCGTCTCCCTGCTGATCGCGATGTTCCCGCAGGTGTCGCTGGTGTCGCCGCTGTTCGAGATCGAGCGGCAGCTCGGCCTCTTCGACACCTGGCCGGGGCTGATCCTGCCGTACATCACCTTCGCCCTGCCGCTGGCGATCTACACGCTGTCGGCGTTCTTCAAGCAGATCCCGTGGGACCTGGAGAAGGCGGCGAAGATGGACGGCGCCACCCAGGCGCAGGCGTTCCGGCGGGTCATCGCCCCGCTGGCCGCGCCGGGGCTGTTCACCACGGCGATCCTGGTCTTCATCTTCTGCTGGAACGACTTCCTCTTCGCCATCACGCTTACCTCCACCGAGCGGGCCCGCACGGTGCCGGTGGCGCTGTCGTTCTTCACCGGCGAGTCGCAGTTCGAGGACCCCACCGGGGCGATCTGCGCGGCCGCCGTGGTGATCACCGTTCCGATCATCCTGTTCGTGCTCTTCTTCCAGCGCCGCATCGTCTCCGGCCTGACCTCCGGCGCTGTCAAGGGATAG
- a CDS encoding carbohydrate ABC transporter permease, with protein sequence MSVPATPAGAQAAATAESDTTGGTPTGRHPFAPPPRKRRRDRAPLSENKRAERRLGWLLCAPAALVMVLVTAYPILYSVWLSLQRFDLRFPDEREFIGLENYVTVLTNEFWWTAFGVTMLITVVTVAVELVLGMGLALIMHRTLVGRGIVRTAALIPYGIVTVVAAFSWRYAWTPGTGYLANLFDGSAPLTERGSALAIIMLAEIWKTTPFMALLLMAGLALVPEDLLKAASTDGATAWQRFTKVMLPVMKPAILVALLFRTLDAFRVFDNIFVLTAGSNDTSSVSMLAYNNLIRGLNLGIGSTMSVLIFITVAIIAFVFVKLFGTAAPGSDDGERR encoded by the coding sequence ATGAGCGTGCCCGCCACGCCGGCCGGCGCGCAGGCCGCCGCCACCGCCGAGAGCGACACCACCGGGGGTACGCCCACCGGGCGGCACCCCTTCGCCCCACCGCCGCGCAAACGCCGACGCGACCGGGCCCCGCTGAGCGAGAACAAGCGGGCCGAACGCCGGCTCGGTTGGTTGCTCTGCGCCCCGGCCGCGCTGGTCATGGTGCTGGTGACCGCCTACCCGATCCTGTACTCGGTGTGGCTGTCGCTGCAGCGTTTCGACCTGCGCTTCCCCGACGAGCGGGAGTTCATCGGGCTGGAGAACTACGTCACCGTGCTGACCAACGAGTTCTGGTGGACGGCGTTCGGGGTGACCATGCTGATCACCGTGGTCACCGTCGCCGTCGAGCTGGTGCTCGGCATGGGGCTGGCGTTGATCATGCACCGGACGCTGGTCGGCCGGGGCATCGTCCGGACCGCGGCGCTGATCCCGTACGGGATCGTCACGGTGGTGGCGGCCTTCTCCTGGCGGTACGCCTGGACGCCGGGCACCGGATACCTGGCCAACCTCTTCGACGGCAGCGCGCCGCTCACCGAGCGGGGCAGCGCGCTGGCGATCATCATGCTGGCAGAGATCTGGAAGACCACCCCGTTCATGGCGCTGCTGCTGATGGCGGGTCTGGCCCTGGTGCCCGAGGACCTGCTCAAGGCGGCCTCCACCGACGGGGCCACCGCCTGGCAGCGGTTCACCAAGGTGATGCTGCCGGTGATGAAGCCGGCGATCCTGGTCGCCCTGCTGTTCCGCACCCTGGACGCGTTCCGGGTCTTCGACAACATCTTCGTGCTGACCGCCGGCAGCAACGACACCTCGTCGGTGTCGATGCTGGCCTACAACAACCTGATCCGGGGCCTGAACCTCGGCATCGGGTCGACGATGTCGGTGCTGATCTTCATCACCGTGGCGATCATCGCGTTCGTCTTCGTGAAGCTGTTCGGTACCGCTGCCCCCGGCAGCGACGACGGGGAGAGGCGCTGA
- a CDS encoding ABC transporter substrate-binding protein has product MTTHADQARHRRRPRVRVVAATAALALLGPLAACGSDDTGGVPTINLYYGPEQNLQQVVDNCNAEAQGRYRIVYRTLPREADDQRVQMVRRLAAEDTGMDVLGLDVTWTQEFASANWIREWTGSDRTEVEQGTLAGPLATASYEDRLYGAPKNTNVQLLWYRKDLVQQPPTTFDEMIKMAQELKSQGQPYQVLTMGAQYEGLVVLYNTLAESAGGRILSEDGTEAVMDAGAVRALETLQRFATSGVTSPSFSNATEDPVRLEFQSGNGAFQLNWPFVYPALQEANPQLAEQVGWARFPGVDPGTPSKVTVGGYNLAVSAYSRYPQESFEAAKCLRNEENQKFSAINDGVPPTIEAIYDDPEMDEAYPMKETILEELQEPATRPLTPAYQNISTVMSAYLSPPSGIRPEQTAKELREAIADALVSRGVLP; this is encoded by the coding sequence ATGACGACACACGCTGACCAGGCGCGACATCGGCGTCGGCCACGGGTACGGGTGGTTGCCGCGACGGCGGCGTTGGCACTGCTGGGACCGCTGGCCGCGTGCGGCTCGGACGACACCGGTGGAGTTCCCACGATCAACCTGTACTACGGGCCCGAACAGAACCTGCAACAGGTCGTCGACAACTGCAACGCCGAAGCGCAGGGACGGTACCGGATCGTCTACCGGACGTTGCCACGCGAGGCCGACGACCAGCGGGTGCAGATGGTCCGCCGGCTCGCCGCCGAGGACACCGGCATGGACGTGCTCGGGCTCGACGTGACCTGGACCCAGGAGTTCGCCAGCGCGAACTGGATCCGGGAGTGGACCGGGTCGGACCGTACCGAGGTGGAGCAGGGCACCCTCGCCGGGCCGCTGGCGACCGCCAGCTACGAGGACCGACTGTACGGCGCGCCGAAGAACACCAACGTGCAGCTGCTGTGGTACCGCAAGGACCTGGTGCAGCAGCCGCCGACCACCTTCGACGAGATGATCAAGATGGCCCAGGAGCTCAAGAGCCAGGGCCAGCCGTACCAGGTGCTCACCATGGGCGCCCAGTACGAGGGGCTGGTCGTGCTCTACAACACCCTGGCCGAGAGCGCCGGTGGCCGCATCCTCAGCGAGGACGGCACCGAGGCGGTGATGGACGCCGGTGCCGTCCGGGCCCTGGAGACCCTGCAGCGCTTCGCCACCTCCGGGGTGACCTCCCCGTCGTTCAGCAACGCCACCGAGGACCCGGTCCGGTTGGAGTTCCAGTCCGGAAACGGTGCGTTCCAGCTCAACTGGCCGTTCGTGTATCCGGCGTTGCAGGAGGCGAACCCGCAGTTGGCCGAGCAGGTCGGCTGGGCCCGCTTCCCCGGTGTCGACCCGGGCACCCCCAGCAAGGTCACCGTCGGCGGGTACAACCTCGCCGTCAGCGCGTACTCGCGGTACCCGCAGGAGTCGTTCGAGGCCGCCAAGTGCCTGCGCAACGAGGAGAACCAGAAGTTCTCCGCGATCAACGACGGCGTGCCGCCGACCATCGAGGCGATCTACGACGACCCGGAGATGGACGAGGCGTACCCGATGAAGGAGACCATCCTGGAGGAGCTGCAGGAGCCGGCGACCCGGCCGCTGACCCCGGCCTACCAGAACATCTCCACGGTCATGTCGGCCTACCTGTCGCCGCCGTCGGGGATCCGGCCCGAGCAGACCGCCAAGGAACTGCGTGAGGCCATCGCCGACGCCCTGGTGTCGAGAGGGGTGCTGCCATGA
- a CDS encoding DsbA family protein, which produces MDATFFFDPACPWTWRASRWLVRVADARDLTIQWRAFSLAILNDGQVPPAFAEMMAASSRALRLVEALRAADRNNDIGRFYTELGTRTHDAEEPLSDKTVTAAVEAAGVQDAAAALDDERWDRAVRESHDLAYASAGPDIGAPVLMVAGVERGIHGPILTEVPETADALTIWDSMLPLLRIPAFHEIKRGRR; this is translated from the coding sequence ATGGACGCGACCTTCTTCTTCGACCCGGCCTGCCCCTGGACCTGGCGGGCCTCCCGCTGGCTGGTCCGGGTCGCCGACGCCCGGGACCTGACCATCCAGTGGCGTGCCTTCAGCCTCGCCATCCTCAACGATGGTCAGGTTCCGCCGGCCTTCGCCGAGATGATGGCCGCCTCCAGCCGGGCCCTGCGGCTGGTCGAGGCGCTGCGGGCGGCCGACCGCAACAACGACATCGGCCGCTTCTACACCGAGCTCGGCACCCGCACCCACGACGCCGAGGAGCCGCTGTCGGACAAGACCGTGACGGCGGCGGTGGAGGCGGCCGGGGTCCAGGACGCGGCGGCGGCCCTCGACGACGAGCGGTGGGACCGGGCGGTCCGGGAGTCGCACGACCTGGCGTACGCCTCGGCCGGCCCGGACATCGGCGCGCCGGTGCTGATGGTCGCGGGTGTGGAGCGGGGCATCCACGGTCCGATCCTCACCGAGGTTCCGGAGACCGCAGACGCCCTGACGATCTGGGACTCGATGCTGCCCCTGCTGCGGATCCCGGCCTTCCACGAGATCAAACGCGGCCGCCGCTGA
- a CDS encoding type II toxin-antitoxin system VapC family toxin — MRQLLCDSGPLIATFDRGDRHHAAATRLLAEWPGQLLIPEPVLGETCNFLRNHVRGGPALELQFLEAVTRSGPDYTVIVPTEDDRRRAAELVRQLVTAPLGYVDATVIALAERLSVPDIATVDFKFVGMASRVSTVKSLRWVLQEGWS, encoded by the coding sequence ATGAGGCAGCTGCTCTGCGACTCGGGGCCGCTGATCGCCACCTTCGACCGGGGCGACCGCCATCACGCCGCCGCCACCCGGCTGCTCGCCGAGTGGCCAGGACAGCTCCTCATCCCGGAGCCGGTGCTCGGCGAGACCTGCAACTTTCTGCGTAATCATGTCCGTGGCGGACCGGCGCTGGAGTTGCAGTTCCTGGAGGCTGTCACCCGCAGCGGTCCGGACTACACAGTGATCGTGCCCACCGAGGACGACCGACGTCGAGCAGCCGAGCTGGTTCGCCAGCTCGTCACGGCACCCCTCGGCTACGTCGACGCGACGGTCATCGCGTTGGCCGAGCGGCTCAGTGTGCCAGACATCGCCACGGTCGACTTCAAGTTCGTCGGCATGGCCAGTCGGGTCAGCACCGTCAAGTCCCTGCGCTGGGTGCTTCAGGAAGGTTGGTCGTAA
- a CDS encoding DUF5753 domain-containing protein, translated as MRCDQLTGEGTWPGGGSGSHRWRRRCRAWCLAGETSAKGWWHAYGGAVPDWFDLYAALEATAGRLREYQPALVPALLQTREYAAVACQHRPDGERDRLVEARLGRQGLLRRRLPAPPRFEAVLAEEVLLRPVGGPAAMAGQLRHLLAVSRQPTVSIRVLPLAAGPHAGTVAGGFVLLGFPPGNRVEPAPPVIYREALTGALYLDRPGEVAAYERIWASLDALALDEAQSARLITTILEDVHHGAGEGEPEPTGTRIPSHALPSRVDSTAPNP; from the coding sequence TTGCGTTGCGATCAGCTAACCGGGGAGGGCACGTGGCCAGGCGGTGGAAGTGGGTCTCACAGGTGGCGAAGGCGGTGTCGGGCCTGGTGCCTGGCCGGGGAGACGAGTGCCAAGGGCTGGTGGCACGCCTACGGCGGGGCGGTCCCCGACTGGTTCGACCTGTACGCGGCCCTGGAGGCCACCGCCGGCCGGCTGCGCGAGTACCAGCCGGCGTTGGTTCCCGCGCTGCTGCAGACCCGGGAGTACGCGGCGGTCGCCTGCCAGCATCGTCCGGACGGTGAGCGGGATCGGCTGGTCGAGGCGCGGCTGGGTCGGCAGGGGCTGCTGCGGCGGCGGTTGCCCGCGCCGCCCCGCTTCGAGGCGGTGCTCGCCGAGGAGGTGCTGTTGCGTCCCGTCGGTGGCCCGGCGGCGATGGCCGGCCAGCTTCGGCATCTGCTGGCCGTGAGCCGGCAGCCGACCGTGTCGATCCGGGTGCTGCCGCTGGCCGCCGGCCCGCACGCCGGTACCGTCGCGGGCGGGTTCGTGCTGCTGGGCTTCCCGCCCGGCAACCGGGTGGAACCGGCACCACCCGTCATCTACCGCGAGGCCCTCACCGGCGCGCTCTACCTCGACCGGCCGGGCGAGGTGGCGGCGTACGAACGGATCTGGGCCAGCCTCGACGCCCTGGCGCTGGACGAGGCCCAGTCCGCCCGACTCATCACGACGATCCTGGAAGACGTCCACCACGGCGCAGGTGAGGGCGAGCCGGAGCCGACCGGCACGAGGATCCCATCCCACGCCCTACCGAGCCGCGTCGACTCGACAGCGCCAAACCCCTGA
- a CDS encoding GntR family transcriptional regulator: protein MPYAQPLWRQIRDDLRAKIKAGIYPPGSKLPSTRLLAEEYETSHMTVRRALDSMIEHDELIGRMGLGVFVTEARDQDP, encoded by the coding sequence ATGCCGTACGCCCAGCCGCTGTGGCGCCAGATCAGGGACGATCTCCGCGCAAAGATCAAGGCTGGCATCTACCCGCCCGGCAGCAAGCTTCCCTCCACTCGACTTCTGGCCGAGGAGTACGAGACGAGTCACATGACCGTCCGCCGCGCACTCGACTCGATGATCGAACACGACGAACTCATCGGGCGGATGGGCCTCGGTGTCTTCGTGACCGAGGCCCGCGACCAAGACCCATAG
- a CDS encoding VOC family protein — MIARFKDLCLDATDPYALGAFWARVLDGELADLGDGDVRVDPGTAGAGAESIWVNAVPEPRTGKTRVHLDLRLAGAGPDVLLAAGARLVREPDSEIDWWVLADPDGNLFCAFAAREGQPPGPFELVVDAADAAGQAAWWAGVLGGRIEASEKGPASVVGGAGFPWDFLVFDPVPERKTVKNRMHWDVDLLEPTPAALIRAGATLLREPDTEIGWWILADPEGNEFCAFGPDSNQ; from the coding sequence ATGATCGCCCGTTTCAAGGACCTCTGCCTGGACGCCACCGACCCGTACGCGCTGGGTGCCTTCTGGGCCCGGGTGCTCGACGGCGAACTGGCGGACCTCGGTGACGGGGACGTCCGGGTCGACCCGGGTACGGCCGGCGCGGGCGCGGAGTCCATCTGGGTCAACGCGGTGCCGGAGCCGCGTACCGGCAAGACCCGGGTCCACCTCGACCTGCGGCTGGCCGGGGCCGGCCCGGACGTCCTGCTGGCCGCCGGTGCCCGGCTGGTACGCGAGCCGGACTCGGAGATCGACTGGTGGGTGCTGGCCGACCCGGACGGCAACCTGTTCTGTGCCTTCGCCGCCCGCGAGGGTCAGCCGCCCGGCCCGTTCGAGCTGGTCGTGGACGCGGCCGACGCGGCCGGACAGGCCGCCTGGTGGGCCGGGGTGCTCGGCGGTCGGATCGAGGCCAGCGAGAAGGGCCCCGCCTCGGTGGTCGGCGGGGCCGGCTTCCCGTGGGACTTCCTGGTCTTCGACCCGGTGCCGGAGCGCAAGACCGTCAAGAACCGGATGCACTGGGACGTCGATCTGCTGGAGCCCACGCCCGCCGCCCTGATCCGGGCCGGCGCGACGCTGCTGCGCGAGCCGGACACCGAGATCGGATGGTGGATCCTGGCCGACCCGGAGGGCAACGAGTTCTGTGCCTTCGGACCTGATTCCAATCAGTGA